In Strigops habroptila isolate Jane chromosome 6, bStrHab1.2.pri, whole genome shotgun sequence, a single genomic region encodes these proteins:
- the HEY2 gene encoding hairy/enhancer-of-split related with YRPW motif protein 2 isoform X2, whose translation MVTSASRGQSNSSVIRSNSPTTTSQIMARKKRRGIIEKRRRDRINNSLSELRRLVPTAFEKQGSAKLEKAEILQMTVDHLKMLQATGGKGYFDAHSLAMDFMSIGFRECLTEVARYLSSVEGLDTSDPLRVRLVSHLSTCASQREAAAMTSSMAHHHHPLHPHHWAAAFHHLPAALLQPNGLHASDAAPCRLSSDVPPHGSALLTATFAHTDAALRVPSAGSLAPCVPPLSTSLLSLSATVHAAAAAATAAAQSFPLSFTSAFPMLPPSAAAAAVAAATAITPPLAVSATTSPQQAGSGGSTKPYRPWGTEVGAF comes from the exons ATGGTAACTTCAGCAAGCCGAGG GCAAAGTAATAGTTCTGTCATTCGATCAAATTCCCCGACAACAACATCTCAGATTATggccagaaagaaaagaagaggg ATTATAGAGAAAAGGCGCCGTGATCGTATAAATAACAGTTTATCAGAGCTGAGGCGGCTCGTGccaactgcttttgaaaaacaa GGATCTGCCAAATTAGAAAAAGCGGAAATACTGCAAATGACAGTAGATCATCTGAAGATGCTGCAGGCGACAGGAGGTAAAG GTTATTTTGACGCTCATTCCCTGGCCATGGATTTCATGAGCATTGGCTTCCGGGAGTGCTTGACAGAAGTCGCGAGGTACCTGAGCTCGGTGGAAGGCCTCGACACGTCCGACCCGCTGCGCGTTCGACTCGTGTCTCACCTGAGCACCTGTGCCTCTCAGAGGGAAGCCGCCGCCATGACGTCCTCCATggcccaccaccaccaccccttgCACCCTCACCACTGGGCAGCCGCcttccaccacctccctgccGCTTTGCTGCAGCCCAACGGACTCCACGCCTCCGATGCCGCCCCGTGCAGACTCTCCTCGGACGTGCCCCCCCACGGCTCTGCCCTGCTCACGGCCACCTTTGCCCACACCGACGCCGCACTCCGAGTCCCCTCTGCTGGCAGCCTTGCTCCCTGCGTCCCTCCGCTCTCTACCTCCCTCTTGTCCCTCTCGGCCACAGTTCATGCCGCCGCagcggcagccacagctgctgcccagagctTCCCCCTCTCCTTCACCAGCGCCTTCCCCATGCTCCCCCCCAGCGCAGCCGCTGCCGCTGTGGCTGCGGCGACGGCCATCACCCCACCGTTGGCCGTATCCGCCACCACCAGCCCTCAGCAGGCTGGCAGCGGGGGCAGCACCAAACCGTACCGACCCTGGGGGACTGAAGTTGGAGCCTTTTAA
- the HEY2 gene encoding hairy/enhancer-of-split related with YRPW motif protein 2 isoform X1, which yields MKRPCEETTSDSDMDETIDVGSENNYSGQSNSSVIRSNSPTTTSQIMARKKRRGIIEKRRRDRINNSLSELRRLVPTAFEKQGSAKLEKAEILQMTVDHLKMLQATGGKGYFDAHSLAMDFMSIGFRECLTEVARYLSSVEGLDTSDPLRVRLVSHLSTCASQREAAAMTSSMAHHHHPLHPHHWAAAFHHLPAALLQPNGLHASDAAPCRLSSDVPPHGSALLTATFAHTDAALRVPSAGSLAPCVPPLSTSLLSLSATVHAAAAAATAAAQSFPLSFTSAFPMLPPSAAAAAVAAATAITPPLAVSATTSPQQAGSGGSTKPYRPWGTEVGAF from the exons ATGAAGCGACCGTGCGAGGAAACTACCTCAGACAGCGACATGGACGAGACTATAGACGTGGGGAGTGAGAACAACTACTCGGG GCAAAGTAATAGTTCTGTCATTCGATCAAATTCCCCGACAACAACATCTCAGATTATggccagaaagaaaagaagaggg ATTATAGAGAAAAGGCGCCGTGATCGTATAAATAACAGTTTATCAGAGCTGAGGCGGCTCGTGccaactgcttttgaaaaacaa GGATCTGCCAAATTAGAAAAAGCGGAAATACTGCAAATGACAGTAGATCATCTGAAGATGCTGCAGGCGACAGGAGGTAAAG GTTATTTTGACGCTCATTCCCTGGCCATGGATTTCATGAGCATTGGCTTCCGGGAGTGCTTGACAGAAGTCGCGAGGTACCTGAGCTCGGTGGAAGGCCTCGACACGTCCGACCCGCTGCGCGTTCGACTCGTGTCTCACCTGAGCACCTGTGCCTCTCAGAGGGAAGCCGCCGCCATGACGTCCTCCATggcccaccaccaccaccccttgCACCCTCACCACTGGGCAGCCGCcttccaccacctccctgccGCTTTGCTGCAGCCCAACGGACTCCACGCCTCCGATGCCGCCCCGTGCAGACTCTCCTCGGACGTGCCCCCCCACGGCTCTGCCCTGCTCACGGCCACCTTTGCCCACACCGACGCCGCACTCCGAGTCCCCTCTGCTGGCAGCCTTGCTCCCTGCGTCCCTCCGCTCTCTACCTCCCTCTTGTCCCTCTCGGCCACAGTTCATGCCGCCGCagcggcagccacagctgctgcccagagctTCCCCCTCTCCTTCACCAGCGCCTTCCCCATGCTCCCCCCCAGCGCAGCCGCTGCCGCTGTGGCTGCGGCGACGGCCATCACCCCACCGTTGGCCGTATCCGCCACCACCAGCCCTCAGCAGGCTGGCAGCGGGGGCAGCACCAAACCGTACCGACCCTGGGGGACTGAAGTTGGAGCCTTTTAA